A genomic segment from Janibacter sp. DB-40 encodes:
- the bluB gene encoding 5,6-dimethylbenzimidazole synthase, translated as MSSAAQRREDPTGWAMGETVTEALAAVVAGRRDIRRYRPDAVPEDLLTAVLEAGHRAPSVGHSQPWRFVVVTDPATRDRAAAMADRARLEQAEHLASERAARMLDLKLEGLREAPVGVVVACDRRTPATGVLGRATFPDADLWSCATAIENMWLTARSHGLGMGWVTLFDPDELADLLGLPEGVVTLGWLCLGWPDERPPSPGLERAAWSRRTPLDEVVIRDRWPADEGAPRQPVSHLRAPAGESLVRATDAADELLSPPESLGVLDRALDRTVAVGADGITGGTLVLAGADHPVTDLGVSAFPASSTSDVLTASVAGTSLGVATAAGAGLAVVPVDAGVTTRVAGARDARPSGPRGDLATTDAMTVADAEALVAAGRGIGAEAAASGLVCLGEVGVGNTTVAAALACALLDLEPQDAVGLGSGSDAAMVARKREVVAAALARVRGQAGSPGPLRLLAAVGGPEIALLTGVTLGAAAAGAPVVLDGLAASLPGVIAARLEPGVQGYLLAGQVSRERAHALVLRELGLEPLLDLRLRAGEGVGACLAASMLLQGLAVRRVAARTR; from the coding sequence GTGAGCAGCGCCGCGCAGCGGCGGGAGGATCCCACCGGCTGGGCGATGGGGGAGACGGTGACCGAGGCGCTCGCCGCGGTGGTCGCCGGGCGGCGGGACATCCGCCGCTACCGACCCGACGCCGTGCCCGAGGACCTGCTCACCGCCGTCCTCGAGGCCGGCCACCGCGCCCCCAGCGTCGGCCACTCCCAGCCGTGGCGCTTCGTCGTCGTCACCGACCCCGCCACCCGTGACCGGGCCGCGGCGATGGCCGACAGGGCGCGTCTGGAGCAGGCGGAGCACCTGGCCTCCGAGCGCGCCGCCCGCATGCTCGACCTCAAGCTCGAGGGCCTGCGCGAGGCCCCGGTGGGGGTCGTCGTCGCCTGTGACCGGCGCACACCCGCGACCGGTGTCCTGGGCCGGGCGACCTTCCCCGACGCGGACCTGTGGTCCTGCGCCACCGCGATCGAGAACATGTGGCTCACGGCCAGGTCGCACGGTCTGGGCATGGGCTGGGTGACGCTCTTCGACCCCGACGAGCTGGCCGACCTGCTCGGCCTGCCCGAGGGCGTCGTCACCCTCGGCTGGTTGTGCCTGGGTTGGCCGGACGAGCGGCCGCCCTCGCCCGGGCTGGAGCGGGCGGCGTGGTCGCGGAGGACACCGCTCGACGAGGTCGTCATCCGCGACCGGTGGCCCGCGGACGAGGGCGCGCCGCGACAACCCGTCTCGCACCTGCGGGCACCCGCGGGCGAGAGTCTGGTCCGCGCCACCGACGCCGCCGACGAGCTGCTCTCGCCGCCGGAGTCGCTCGGGGTGCTCGACCGGGCGCTCGACCGCACGGTCGCGGTGGGTGCGGACGGCATCACCGGCGGCACGCTCGTGCTCGCCGGGGCCGACCATCCGGTGACCGACCTCGGGGTCAGTGCATTCCCCGCCTCGTCGACGAGCGACGTGCTCACCGCGAGCGTCGCGGGGACGTCTCTCGGTGTCGCCACGGCGGCGGGCGCCGGTCTCGCCGTCGTCCCGGTGGACGCGGGCGTGACCACCCGGGTCGCCGGCGCCCGGGACGCGCGCCCGTCCGGCCCGCGGGGTGACCTCGCCACGACCGACGCGATGACCGTCGCCGACGCCGAGGCCCTCGTCGCGGCCGGTCGGGGGATCGGCGCCGAGGCAGCGGCCTCGGGCCTCGTCTGCCTCGGCGAGGTCGGTGTCGGCAACACCACCGTCGCCGCCGCACTCGCCTGCGCCCTGCTCGACCTCGAGCCCCAGGACGCCGTCGGCCTCGGGTCCGGCTCCGACGCGGCGATGGTCGCGCGCAAGCGCGAGGTCGTGGCTGCGGCCCTCGCCCGGGTGAGGGGGCAGGCCGGGTCGCCCGGCCCCCTTCGCCTCCTGGCCGCTGTCGGTGGCCCGGAGATCGCGCTGCTGACCGGCGTCACCCTCGGTGCCGCCGCGGCGGGTGCGCCCGTCGTCCTCGACGGCCTTGCCGCCTCGCTGCCCGGGGTCATCGCCGCACGTCTCGAGCCGGGGGTGCAGGGGTACCTGCTCGCCGGGCAGGTCAGTCGCGAGCGGGCCCACGCCCTCGTGCTGCGCGAGCTCGGTCTGGAGCCCCTGCTCGACCTGCGGCTGCGGGCCGGTGAGGGAGTCGGCGCCTGCCTCGCCGCCTCGATGCTCCTGCAGGGACTGGCGGTGCGCCGCGTCGCCGCCCGCACCCGCTGA
- the arr gene encoding NAD(+)--rifampin ADP-ribosyltransferase produces MTVLFLHGAGGFEDDRVMVDALRAGLDEEVLAPDLDEGETTHEAWSQQISEHLGADVDVVVGHSFGGSTVLRMLTERDPGIRRLILLAAPDWGPDGWDVPELALPDDAADRLPAGVEIELHHCLDDEVVPIKHLYLLAARLPEALARYRHHGGHQFLAPAIDAIVRRVLGPREVEDTGPFFHGTRAHLQVGDLLEPGRDSNYGARQRANFIYLTATRDAAVWGAELALGEGPPRLYEVRPTGVIEDDPNLTDQRFPGNPTRSYRTREPLRVVGEVTDWEPHPPEAVQRMRDGVADLSRRGIEAIND; encoded by the coding sequence ATGACGGTTCTCTTCCTGCACGGTGCCGGCGGCTTCGAGGACGACCGGGTGATGGTCGATGCCCTGCGGGCGGGGCTCGACGAGGAGGTGCTCGCGCCCGACCTCGACGAGGGCGAGACGACCCACGAGGCGTGGTCGCAGCAGATCAGCGAGCACCTGGGCGCAGACGTCGACGTGGTCGTCGGCCACTCCTTCGGCGGTTCGACGGTGCTCAGGATGCTCACCGAGCGCGACCCGGGGATCCGCCGCCTCATCCTCCTCGCCGCCCCCGACTGGGGACCGGACGGCTGGGACGTGCCCGAGCTCGCCCTGCCCGACGACGCCGCCGACCGGCTCCCCGCGGGCGTCGAGATCGAGCTGCACCACTGCCTCGACGACGAGGTGGTGCCCATCAAGCACCTGTACCTGCTCGCCGCGCGGCTACCCGAGGCCCTGGCGAGGTACCGCCACCACGGCGGCCACCAGTTCCTCGCGCCCGCGATCGACGCGATCGTCCGGCGGGTGCTCGGCCCCCGCGAGGTCGAGGACACCGGTCCCTTCTTCCACGGCACCCGGGCCCACCTGCAGGTCGGCGACCTGCTGGAGCCGGGGCGTGACTCCAACTACGGCGCGCGTCAGCGGGCCAACTTCATCTACCTCACCGCGACCCGGGATGCCGCGGTCTGGGGCGCGGAGCTGGCCCTCGGCGAGGGGCCTCCTCGCCTGTACGAGGTGCGACCCACCGGCGTGATCGAGGACGACCCCAACCTCACCGACCAGCGGTTCCCGGGCAACCCCACGCGCTCCTACCGCACCCGGGAGCCGCTGCGCGTCGTGGGTGAGGTCACCGACTGGGAGCCGCACCCACCCGAGGCCGTGCAGCGGATGCGCGACGGGGTCGCCGACCTGTCCCGCCGCGGCATCGAGGCGATCAACGACTGA
- the cobF gene encoding precorrin-6A synthase (deacetylating), with the protein MRNPTARPGSVRSIRVIGIGAGSPGHVTAEAAEALAEVDVFLVADKGDAKDELVAVRRAICDRFVPADHPYEFVTVPDPRRGPDAERDSGAYAQGVRNWHAARTDAYVRVIEELPADAVVGFLVWGDPAFYDSTIRVVDAIGERLPTTVRVIPGISAFQTLAAAHGIVLHRVGEPVHVTTGRRLVDEWTRAESAGLDLGTVVVMLDGHLHCREIAHTHPDTVIHWGAYVGMPQQELRSGRLADVIDEIVDLRARLREEHGWVMDVYALTPPRAGLSR; encoded by the coding sequence ATGAGGAACCCGACGGCCCGCCCCGGCAGCGTTCGATCAATCCGGGTGATCGGCATCGGCGCCGGGTCCCCCGGTCACGTGACCGCCGAGGCCGCCGAGGCGCTGGCCGAGGTCGATGTCTTCCTCGTCGCCGACAAGGGCGACGCGAAGGACGAGCTGGTCGCCGTGCGACGCGCGATCTGCGACCGCTTCGTCCCGGCCGACCACCCATACGAGTTCGTCACCGTGCCGGACCCGAGGCGCGGCCCCGACGCCGAGCGCGACTCCGGCGCGTACGCGCAGGGAGTGCGCAACTGGCACGCCGCACGGACCGACGCCTACGTGCGGGTCATCGAGGAGCTGCCCGCGGACGCGGTCGTCGGGTTCCTCGTGTGGGGGGACCCGGCCTTCTACGACAGCACGATTCGCGTCGTCGACGCGATCGGTGAGCGCCTCCCCACCACGGTCCGGGTCATCCCGGGGATCTCCGCCTTCCAGACCCTCGCCGCCGCCCACGGGATCGTGCTGCACCGCGTCGGTGAACCCGTCCACGTCACGACCGGGCGCCGGCTCGTCGACGAGTGGACCCGTGCGGAGTCCGCCGGGCTGGATCTCGGCACGGTGGTCGTCATGCTCGACGGGCACCTGCACTGCCGGGAGATCGCCCACACCCACCCGGACACGGTCATCCACTGGGGCGCCTACGTCGGCATGCCCCAGCAGGAGCTGCGCTCCGGGCGCCTGGCCGACGTCATCGACGAGATCGTCGACCTGCGTGCCCGGCTGCGCGAGGAGCACGGCTGGGTGATGGACGTCTACGCGCTCACGCCGCCCCGAGCAGGGCTCAGTCGTTGA
- a CDS encoding cobyric acid synthase encodes MSGLLITGTSSDAGKSLVVTGLCRVLARRGLAVAPYKAQNMSNHSMVCRDGSEIGRAQYLQAQAAGVEATSAMNPVLLKPGSDRRAHVVVRGRPAGQLRAGEYATGRQHLADAAFGAYEELSASHDVIVCEGAGSPAEINLRAGDYVNLGLAQRFSMPTVLVGDIDRGGVLAALYGTWALVSDEDRPLLAAYVINKFRGDATVLEPGLAEVTRRTGMPSLGVLPWLEDVWLDSEDGLSVGAWGHGGGTSDRQLSVAVVRLPRTSNATDVDALAAEPGVDVRVTRDVDTAREADLLVLPGSRATVSDLAWLRRTGLADVVVERARRGAPVLGICGGYQMLTDEIVDGVEDEGGEHPSPPAVPGLGLLPGRVDFREEKVLARPSGGWRGHPVEGYEIHHGVVTPAGGEDFPGGHALGPVRGSIWHGTLECDDFRHALLADVATTTGSGWRAPAGGTPFAARRERMVDTLADALETHVDIEALVAMVGATP; translated from the coding sequence GTGAGCGGACTGCTGATCACCGGAACCTCCTCCGATGCGGGGAAGTCCCTCGTCGTCACGGGCCTGTGCCGTGTCCTCGCCCGGCGCGGCCTGGCGGTCGCGCCGTACAAGGCCCAGAACATGTCGAACCACTCCATGGTCTGCCGCGACGGCTCCGAGATCGGTCGGGCGCAGTACCTCCAGGCGCAGGCGGCCGGCGTCGAGGCGACGTCGGCGATGAACCCGGTCCTGCTCAAGCCCGGCAGCGACCGGCGTGCCCACGTCGTCGTGCGCGGTCGACCCGCCGGGCAGCTGCGTGCCGGTGAGTACGCGACCGGCCGGCAGCACCTCGCCGACGCCGCCTTCGGCGCGTACGAGGAGCTGTCCGCCTCCCACGACGTCATCGTCTGCGAGGGTGCTGGCTCTCCCGCGGAGATCAACCTGCGTGCCGGCGACTACGTCAACCTCGGTCTGGCGCAACGCTTCTCGATGCCGACAGTGCTCGTCGGTGACATCGACCGCGGTGGGGTGCTCGCGGCGCTGTACGGGACGTGGGCGCTGGTGTCCGACGAGGACCGGCCGCTGCTGGCGGCGTACGTCATCAACAAGTTCCGCGGGGACGCCACGGTGCTCGAGCCGGGTCTGGCGGAGGTCACCCGCCGCACGGGGATGCCGTCCCTCGGGGTGCTGCCGTGGCTCGAGGACGTGTGGCTGGACTCCGAGGACGGTCTCTCGGTGGGCGCGTGGGGGCACGGCGGTGGGACGTCGGACCGGCAGCTCTCGGTCGCGGTGGTCCGGCTGCCGCGCACCTCGAACGCCACCGACGTCGATGCACTCGCCGCGGAGCCGGGCGTGGACGTGCGGGTGACGCGGGACGTCGACACCGCCCGGGAGGCGGACCTGCTCGTGCTGCCCGGCTCGCGGGCGACGGTCTCGGACCTGGCATGGCTGCGGCGGACGGGCCTCGCGGACGTCGTCGTCGAGCGAGCGCGACGCGGGGCGCCCGTCCTGGGCATCTGCGGCGGGTACCAGATGCTCACCGACGAGATCGTCGACGGCGTGGAGGACGAAGGGGGGGAGCACCCCTCTCCCCCAGCGGTACCCGGCCTCGGGTTGCTCCCCGGACGGGTCGACTTCCGCGAGGAGAAGGTCCTCGCCCGCCCGTCCGGAGGCTGGCGCGGGCACCCGGTCGAGGGCTACGAGATCCATCACGGCGTCGTGACACCGGCCGGTGGTGAGGACTTCCCGGGCGGGCACGCGCTCGGCCCCGTCCGCGGGTCGATCTGGCACGGAACGCTGGAGTGCGACGACTTCCGGCACGCGCTCCTGGCCGACGTGGCGACCACCACCGGGTCGGGCTGGCGCGCACCCGCCGGGGGGACCCCCTTCGCCGCACGACGGGAGCGCATGGTCGACACCCTCGCCGACGCCCTGGAGACGCACGTCGACATAGAGGCCCTGGTGGCCATGGTCGGGGCAACCCCATGA
- a CDS encoding histidine phosphatase family protein, whose protein sequence is MSPTRVHLIRHGESTWNRDGIIQGAHRGSGEAVLTEVGRTDAARAGLALAALLGAPGGHRSLSLWSSDLLRALQTAEIISVALRPGGWSASVRNEAGLREQALGDLEGERADTLRAQEVPAGQHISEVRWGGGESMRDVHDRVGEWFAPALIEQPEHLVVISHEHTIRAALAWLRQRSWRDIDWDEPIGPGTITTFDVVD, encoded by the coding sequence GTGAGCCCCACCCGCGTGCACCTGATCCGTCATGGGGAGTCCACCTGGAACCGTGACGGGATCATCCAGGGTGCCCACCGGGGGTCGGGGGAAGCGGTCCTCACCGAGGTGGGTCGCACCGATGCCGCCCGCGCCGGCCTGGCACTGGCCGCCCTCCTCGGGGCCCCGGGCGGGCACCGCTCGCTCTCCCTGTGGAGCAGCGACCTGCTGCGTGCGCTGCAGACCGCCGAGATCATCTCCGTGGCGCTGCGCCCGGGCGGCTGGAGCGCCTCCGTGCGTAACGAGGCCGGTCTGCGGGAGCAGGCACTCGGGGACCTGGAGGGCGAGCGCGCCGACACGCTGCGTGCGCAGGAGGTCCCCGCGGGCCAGCACATCAGCGAGGTCCGCTGGGGTGGTGGCGAGTCGATGCGCGATGTCCACGACCGGGTCGGGGAATGGTTCGCCCCCGCCCTGATCGAGCAGCCCGAGCACCTCGTCGTCATCAGTCACGAGCACACGATCCGGGCCGCGCTCGCCTGGCTGCGGCAGCGCTCGTGGCGCGACATCGACTGGGACGAGCCGATCGGACCCGGCACGATCACGACCTTCGACGTCGTCGACTGA
- a CDS encoding thioredoxin domain-containing protein — protein sequence MANRLADSLSPYLRQHADNPVDWFEWGEDAFAEARRRDVPIFLSVGYAACHWCHVMAHECFEDETVAAALNQGWVSVKVDREERPDIDAVYMLATQAMTGQGGWPMTVLITPDGEPFFAGTYLPKPQLLQLLDAAGTAWREDRERLMASASSIAGQLAGIADPGPGSPVDEEQVALAVHSLRKTFDDARAGFGGAPKFPPSMTLEHLLRHHARTGDADALAMVERTCEAMARGGIHDQLAGGFARYSVDSEWVVPHFEKMLYDNALLLRAYTHWYRQTGSPLAARVAGSTADFLLRDLRTDEGGFASALDADTVVDGHSVEGATYVWTPAQLVEVLGEEDGARAAQLLEVTPEGTFEHGASTLQLLHDPHDPQWWEQVRARLLAARDERPQPALDGKVVTSWNGLAVAALADAGVTLQRPELVDAAATAARLVLDRHLVDGRLRRTSLAGRVGAAPAVLDDHGNLAGGLLALHRATGETAWLEHAATVIDLATHLFHDAEGWHDTPIDGEALITRPRGRTDNAEPSGVSAIAGALLTHSAVTGSAEHRSLAEEAVAAQSRIITHDPRFAGWALAQTEAMLDGPRQVAIVGEDEGGTGPLRAVAEASPAPGLVIVAGRPDAPGEPLLADRPLVDGRATAYVCRGFVCDRPVTDADALAGQLEG from the coding sequence ATGGCCAATCGACTCGCCGACAGCCTCTCCCCCTACCTGCGCCAGCACGCCGACAACCCCGTCGACTGGTTCGAGTGGGGCGAGGACGCCTTCGCCGAGGCGCGCAGGCGGGACGTGCCGATCTTCCTCAGCGTCGGGTACGCCGCCTGCCACTGGTGCCACGTCATGGCGCACGAGTGCTTCGAGGACGAGACCGTGGCCGCCGCCCTCAACCAGGGATGGGTCAGCGTCAAGGTCGACCGCGAGGAGCGACCGGACATCGACGCCGTCTACATGCTCGCGACGCAGGCGATGACCGGGCAGGGCGGCTGGCCGATGACCGTCCTCATCACGCCCGACGGGGAGCCCTTCTTCGCCGGGACCTACCTGCCCAAGCCGCAGCTGCTGCAGCTGCTCGACGCCGCGGGCACGGCCTGGCGCGAGGACCGCGAGCGCCTCATGGCGAGCGCGTCGAGCATCGCCGGTCAGCTCGCGGGCATCGCGGACCCCGGCCCCGGCTCCCCCGTCGACGAGGAGCAGGTCGCGCTGGCCGTGCACTCGCTGCGCAAGACCTTCGACGACGCCCGGGCCGGCTTCGGTGGGGCGCCGAAGTTCCCGCCGTCGATGACCCTCGAGCACCTGCTGCGCCACCACGCCCGCACCGGTGACGCGGACGCGCTCGCCATGGTCGAGCGCACCTGCGAGGCGATGGCCCGCGGCGGCATCCACGACCAGCTCGCGGGGGGCTTCGCGCGCTACAGCGTCGACTCCGAGTGGGTGGTGCCCCACTTCGAGAAGATGCTCTACGACAACGCTCTCCTGCTGCGCGCGTACACCCACTGGTACCGCCAGACGGGGTCACCGCTGGCGGCCCGGGTCGCCGGGAGCACCGCCGACTTCCTGCTGCGGGACCTGCGCACGGACGAAGGGGGGTTCGCCTCCGCCCTCGACGCGGACACGGTCGTCGACGGGCACTCCGTCGAGGGCGCCACCTACGTGTGGACCCCGGCCCAGCTGGTCGAGGTGCTCGGCGAGGAGGACGGCGCCCGCGCGGCGCAGCTGCTGGAGGTCACCCCGGAGGGGACCTTCGAGCACGGGGCGTCGACGCTGCAGCTGCTGCACGACCCCCACGACCCGCAGTGGTGGGAGCAGGTGCGCGCCCGGCTGCTCGCCGCCCGCGACGAGCGCCCGCAGCCGGCCTTGGACGGCAAGGTGGTCACCAGCTGGAACGGCCTGGCCGTCGCCGCCCTCGCCGACGCCGGCGTCACCCTGCAGCGCCCCGAGCTCGTCGATGCGGCCGCGACCGCGGCACGCCTCGTCCTCGACCGGCACCTCGTCGACGGGCGCCTGCGCCGCACCTCGCTCGCCGGCCGGGTGGGCGCCGCGCCGGCCGTCCTCGACGACCACGGCAACCTCGCCGGGGGCCTGCTCGCCCTGCACCGCGCGACCGGGGAGACCGCCTGGCTCGAGCACGCCGCGACGGTCATCGACCTGGCGACCCACCTCTTCCACGACGCCGAGGGCTGGCACGACACCCCGATCGACGGCGAGGCGCTCATCACCCGCCCGCGCGGCCGCACCGACAACGCCGAGCCGTCCGGGGTCTCCGCGATCGCCGGCGCGCTGCTGACCCACTCGGCCGTCACCGGCAGCGCCGAGCACCGCTCCCTCGCCGAGGAGGCCGTCGCGGCCCAGTCGCGGATCATCACCCACGACCCGCGCTTCGCCGGGTGGGCCCTGGCGCAGACCGAGGCGATGCTCGACGGACCCCGGCAGGTCGCGATCGTCGGCGAGGACGAAGGGGGGACCGGCCCCCTTCGGGCCGTGGCGGAGGCCTCGCCCGCACCGGGTCTGGTCATCGTCGCCGGCCGACCGGACGCCCCCGGGGAGCCGCTGCTCGCCGACCGGCCGCTCGTGGACGGGCGGGCGACGGCCTACGTGTGCCGGGGATTCGTCTGCGACCGGCCGGTGACGGACGCCGATGCCCTGGCGGGGCAGCTCGAGGGCTGA
- a CDS encoding DUF559 domain-containing protein, which yields MDPQIATVLGTNHDVTSTRHLLARGVARRDIDHALRTGGLVRVRRNALVRGSTWRESAPWERHALRARAVMAGASRGNAVVLTHHSALALHGISLHDVDDRVHLARTDTTRGRSDAVVCSHRHVPESQVTTVGAVRVATVAAACLQVAAQSGVESGLVSLDDALHRRLCRWTDVESAFTDLKLATWSRAARQVMALADGRTESAAESRTRWAFHTLGFRQPTPQVEIHDGDGVFVARVDFLYEDLKLIVEVDGLGKYRSPQDLVAEKLREDRLRELGYAVVRLTWADLDDHVVVQRKVLDGVGRAAA from the coding sequence ATGGACCCACAGATCGCGACCGTCCTCGGGACGAATCACGACGTCACCTCCACGCGACACCTCCTCGCCCGGGGCGTCGCCCGCCGGGACATCGACCACGCACTGCGTACCGGTGGCCTGGTGCGGGTGAGACGCAATGCCCTCGTGCGCGGCTCGACCTGGCGCGAGTCGGCGCCGTGGGAGCGTCATGCGCTTCGGGCCCGGGCGGTGATGGCCGGAGCGAGCCGGGGGAATGCGGTGGTGCTGACCCACCACAGCGCGTTGGCACTCCACGGGATATCGCTGCACGACGTCGATGACCGGGTCCACCTGGCGAGGACGGACACGACCCGGGGTCGATCGGATGCCGTCGTGTGCAGCCACCGTCATGTCCCCGAGAGCCAGGTCACCACGGTGGGCGCCGTGCGGGTGGCGACCGTTGCAGCAGCGTGCCTGCAGGTGGCGGCGCAGTCGGGTGTGGAGTCCGGGCTCGTCAGTCTCGACGACGCGCTCCACCGGCGGCTCTGCCGGTGGACCGACGTGGAGTCGGCGTTCACGGACCTGAAGCTGGCCACGTGGTCTCGTGCCGCCAGACAGGTGATGGCTCTCGCCGATGGTCGGACCGAGTCCGCAGCCGAGTCCCGGACCCGGTGGGCCTTCCATACGCTGGGGTTCCGGCAGCCGACACCGCAGGTGGAGATCCATGACGGGGACGGGGTCTTCGTCGCGCGGGTGGACTTCCTCTACGAGGACCTGAAGCTGATCGTCGAGGTCGACGGCCTCGGCAAGTACCGGAGTCCGCAGGACCTCGTCGCCGAGAAGCTGCGCGAAGACCGATTGCGCGAGCTCGGCTACGCGGTCGTGCGTCTGACCTGGGCCGACCTGGACGATCACGTGGTCGTGCAGCGCAAGGTGCTCGACGGGGTTGGTCGAGCGGCAGCGTGA
- a CDS encoding aminoglycoside phosphotransferase family protein, whose protein sequence is MRVEDAAALVPAAFTERMAGLGAEGGPSGAAWVAALPHLLADVLDEWSLEVDGAPTSGRCSLVLPVRGTDGRAALKLGWPHTEAEGEHLALRAWDGRSAVRLLSADPRRSVLLLERLTTEDLSQPWDEEAVAVVAGLYADLHVAPLPQVPALAPRVAEILSRPAGRRLPRQVLGRARSTLRSLDGEEVRLLHGDLHYANVLSDGTDWVAIDPKPVNGHPAWEVAPLLANRAEEMGTGASLRWSVRRRVEVTCDVARLDEDVVRPVAALREVVNAIWALEDDDQDRVSLAISIIKALGD, encoded by the coding sequence GTGAGGGTCGAGGACGCGGCGGCGCTCGTACCCGCTGCCTTCACCGAGCGCATGGCCGGGCTCGGGGCCGAAGGGGGTCCGTCCGGGGCCGCGTGGGTGGCCGCCCTCCCCCACCTGCTCGCGGACGTGCTCGACGAGTGGTCCCTCGAGGTCGACGGGGCACCGACGAGCGGCCGGTGCTCGCTCGTGCTGCCCGTGCGAGGGACCGACGGGCGGGCCGCGCTCAAGCTCGGGTGGCCGCACACGGAGGCGGAGGGTGAGCACCTCGCCCTGCGGGCCTGGGACGGCCGCTCGGCGGTGCGTCTGCTGTCCGCCGACCCGCGTCGCTCGGTCCTGCTGCTCGAGCGGCTGACGACCGAGGACCTGTCGCAGCCGTGGGACGAGGAGGCCGTGGCCGTCGTCGCGGGGTTGTACGCCGACCTGCACGTCGCCCCGCTCCCGCAGGTGCCGGCACTGGCGCCCCGGGTGGCGGAGATCCTGTCCCGCCCGGCCGGCCGACGGCTGCCCCGGCAGGTCCTCGGGAGGGCGAGGTCCACCCTTCGCTCCCTGGACGGTGAGGAGGTGCGCCTCCTCCACGGCGACCTGCACTACGCCAATGTCCTCTCCGACGGCACCGACTGGGTCGCGATCGACCCCAAGCCCGTCAACGGGCACCCCGCGTGGGAGGTCGCGCCCCTGCTGGCCAACCGCGCCGAGGAGATGGGGACGGGTGCGTCGCTGCGGTGGTCGGTGCGACGGCGGGTCGAGGTCACGTGCGACGTGGCCCGTCTCGACGAGGACGTCGTCCGGCCGGTCGCGGCGCTGCGCGAGGTGGTCAACGCGATCTGGGCGCTCGAGGACGATGACCAGGACCGGGTCTCGCTCGCGATCTCGATCATCAAGGCACTCGGCGACTGA
- a CDS encoding ribosome maturation factor RimP, translating to MGLDQDVHEQVSAALGDDFTVDAVTVTPAGRRRVARITVERPVEEVVGDSPIEPLTLDEISDVTRLVSDALDASDVMGSQPYTLEVSTPGTDRPLTEPVHFRRVVGRMVTLSLRGSSAAPQDGAPTDGEQTGRVLAVTTDGVDLHVKGTKKKQPHTAHIPFAEITKGVAQVEFSRPQNPSVDADTEMEA from the coding sequence ATGGGTCTGGACCAGGACGTCCACGAGCAGGTGTCCGCGGCGCTGGGTGACGACTTCACCGTCGACGCGGTGACGGTGACCCCGGCCGGTCGGCGGCGCGTTGCCCGCATCACGGTCGAGCGGCCCGTCGAGGAGGTCGTCGGCGACAGCCCGATCGAGCCGTTGACCCTCGACGAGATCTCCGACGTCACCCGGCTGGTCAGCGACGCACTCGACGCGAGCGACGTGATGGGCAGCCAGCCGTACACCCTCGAGGTCTCCACGCCCGGCACGGACCGCCCGCTGACCGAGCCGGTGCACTTCCGCCGCGTCGTCGGCCGGATGGTCACGCTCTCCCTCCGAGGCTCCTCCGCCGCACCTCAGGACGGCGCCCCCACCGACGGTGAGCAGACCGGCCGGGTCCTCGCCGTCACCACGGACGGTGTGGACCTGCACGTCAAGGGCACGAAGAAGAAGCAGCCGCACACCGCCCACATCCCCTTCGCGGAGATCACCAAGGGCGTGGCCCAGGTGGAGTTCTCCCGACCCCAGAACCCGTCGGTGGATGCCGACACCGAGATGGAGGCCTGA